From Demequina capsici, one genomic window encodes:
- a CDS encoding pyridoxal phosphate-dependent aminotransferase has translation MPRVALSADAVQPSGIRRVMEAAWATGKPFVGMHVGEPSFRPAAHVLEAAGEAYARGLTQYSANAGIPELRAALVDKVARVNGIEAGADQVVVTAGGAEALLLAYATILDAGDEVLIPDPGWPNYAMAMTMLDCVAVPYRLAPEHAFVPQVEALEALVTERTRAILVNSPSNPLGTVLDAQTLEALVRFAERHDIWLISDECYDELTYGVPHVSPAVFDTAGVVISVFSFSKTYAMTGVRVGYLVGPRALAAAAGKLQEPVVSCVNTPAQHAAVAALTGPQDHVEQMRAAYERRRDLAMDALDRLGIPYVRPEGAFYLWVDVRALCGDTPVDEWALRLLGEQAVAVGPGQTFGASGEGWVRLSLAADEADVLAGIAGIGRMRGAGR, from the coding sequence ATGCCGAGAGTCGCCCTGTCCGCAGATGCCGTGCAGCCGTCGGGGATCCGTCGTGTCATGGAGGCCGCGTGGGCCACGGGCAAGCCGTTCGTAGGGATGCACGTGGGGGAGCCGAGCTTCCGGCCAGCGGCGCATGTGCTGGAGGCGGCCGGCGAGGCATATGCGCGTGGGCTGACGCAGTACTCGGCGAACGCCGGCATCCCTGAGCTGCGTGCAGCGCTGGTGGACAAGGTGGCGCGGGTCAACGGCATCGAGGCTGGAGCGGACCAGGTCGTGGTGACGGCCGGGGGCGCGGAGGCGCTGCTGCTGGCGTACGCGACCATCCTGGACGCGGGCGATGAGGTGCTGATCCCGGACCCGGGCTGGCCCAACTATGCGATGGCGATGACGATGCTCGACTGCGTCGCCGTGCCGTACCGTCTGGCGCCTGAGCATGCGTTCGTGCCCCAGGTGGAGGCGCTCGAGGCGCTGGTCACCGAGCGCACGCGCGCGATCCTGGTCAACAGTCCGTCGAACCCTCTGGGCACCGTGCTCGACGCGCAGACCCTCGAGGCGTTGGTGCGGTTCGCGGAGCGGCATGACATCTGGCTGATCTCCGACGAGTGCTACGACGAGCTCACCTACGGGGTGCCGCACGTCTCGCCTGCCGTCTTCGACACGGCCGGGGTGGTGATCTCCGTCTTCTCGTTCTCCAAGACATATGCCATGACGGGGGTGCGCGTGGGCTATCTGGTGGGGCCGCGCGCGCTCGCGGCGGCGGCGGGCAAGCTCCAGGAGCCCGTGGTGTCGTGCGTGAACACGCCCGCCCAGCATGCGGCCGTCGCCGCGCTCACGGGGCCCCAGGACCACGTGGAGCAGATGCGGGCGGCGTACGAGCGGCGTCGGGATCTCGCCATGGACGCGCTGGACCGCCTGGGCATCCCTTACGTGCGCCCTGAGGGTGCCTTCTATCTCTGGGTCGATGTGCGCGCCTTGTGCGGGGACACGCCCGTGGACGAATGGGCGCTTCGCCTGCTCGGTGAGCAGGCCGTCGCGGTGGGTCCGGGGCAGACGTTCGGGGCCTCGGGCGAGGGCTGGGTGCGCCTGTCGCTCGCGGCCGATGAGGCGGATGTGCTGGCTGGGATCGCGGGCATCGGCCGCATGCGAGGCGCCGGTCGCTGA
- a CDS encoding amidase has product MTSFDIVEMGLEQMRAALESGQVTSVDLVCAYLNRIAYYDRTGPCLHAMAVLNPHVLTDAAESDARRARGEAGVLEGIPFTIKDSYKAKGLTVASGSPALKDLVATEDAASVALLRQAGAVLIGKTNMPPMAAGGIQPGVYGYARSPYNPDYITAAYGSGSSNGSGTSTAASMAAFGMAEETVSSGRSPASNNALVAYTPSRGLISIRGNWPLRPTCDVVVPHTRTVTDLMILLDVLIADDPDTSGDFWRQQSVVPLPRPEDVVTKPMLRERPARLDGVRIGVPRIFIGEDDAPLEPPVIRPSVRRLWDQAADDLRALGAEVVEVAFPAWENYEEDRPGALGLAARGLVPANWRTMEGGPVTAMVLDQFLRVNGDPDLATWADVDGDSVFPVEDALWPVWITRARGGFDWQRLAEMVKAGVPSSYDEVPGFDQLLTGLEEARKQDFERWMADEGLDLIVFPAAGDVGRDDLFTRSESLADASRNGVVYSNGNRVIRHLGIPTVTVPMGFMSDTQMPVGLTFAGPAYSDDALIDRAYAYEQATRRRLPAFLTPSLPSDVISGRVGDGAVTPVTADAGSWPGARSGAAHAVVVAKGEAFWEVTVTVDGGSAATQVWADGHILSAVEGEAGTFAGRVSLRRERLFEEILVLVKVSRGAAAYSLTPLPA; this is encoded by the coding sequence GTGACGAGCTTCGACATCGTGGAGATGGGCCTCGAGCAGATGCGCGCGGCGCTCGAGTCGGGTCAGGTCACCAGCGTCGACCTGGTGTGCGCGTATCTCAACCGCATCGCCTATTACGACCGCACCGGACCGTGCCTGCATGCGATGGCGGTGCTGAATCCTCACGTGCTCACCGATGCGGCCGAGTCGGACGCGCGCCGCGCCCGCGGTGAGGCGGGGGTGCTCGAGGGCATCCCGTTCACCATCAAGGACAGCTACAAGGCGAAGGGCCTGACGGTCGCGTCGGGCAGCCCGGCGCTGAAGGACCTGGTGGCGACGGAGGATGCGGCGAGCGTCGCCCTGCTCAGGCAGGCCGGCGCGGTGCTGATCGGCAAGACGAACATGCCGCCCATGGCCGCAGGCGGCATCCAGCCGGGCGTCTACGGCTATGCGCGCAGCCCCTACAACCCTGACTACATCACGGCGGCGTACGGTTCCGGCTCCTCGAACGGGTCGGGCACGTCGACGGCGGCGAGCATGGCGGCCTTCGGCATGGCGGAGGAGACCGTGTCGTCGGGACGCTCGCCGGCGTCGAACAACGCGCTCGTGGCCTACACGCCGTCGCGCGGCCTGATCTCGATCCGTGGCAACTGGCCGCTGAGACCCACGTGCGACGTGGTGGTCCCTCATACGCGGACCGTGACGGACCTGATGATCCTGCTGGACGTGCTGATCGCCGATGACCCGGACACCTCCGGCGACTTCTGGCGCCAGCAGTCGGTGGTGCCGCTTCCCAGGCCCGAGGACGTTGTCACCAAGCCGATGCTCCGCGAGCGGCCCGCGCGGCTGGACGGCGTCCGCATCGGAGTGCCCAGGATCTTCATCGGTGAGGACGACGCGCCGCTCGAGCCTCCCGTCATCCGGCCGAGCGTGCGGAGACTGTGGGACCAGGCGGCCGACGATCTGCGTGCCCTGGGCGCCGAGGTGGTGGAGGTCGCGTTCCCGGCCTGGGAGAACTATGAGGAGGACCGGCCCGGGGCGCTGGGGCTCGCGGCCCGTGGGCTGGTCCCCGCGAACTGGCGGACGATGGAGGGCGGCCCGGTCACCGCGATGGTGCTGGACCAGTTCCTGCGCGTCAACGGCGATCCGGACCTCGCTACCTGGGCCGACGTGGACGGCGACTCGGTCTTCCCCGTGGAGGACGCGCTGTGGCCGGTCTGGATCACGCGGGCGCGCGGCGGCTTCGACTGGCAGCGGCTGGCGGAGATGGTGAAGGCCGGCGTCCCGTCCTCGTACGACGAGGTGCCAGGCTTCGACCAGCTGCTCACCGGCCTCGAGGAGGCCCGCAAGCAGGACTTCGAGCGGTGGATGGCGGACGAGGGCCTGGACCTGATCGTCTTCCCCGCCGCCGGTGACGTGGGCCGCGACGATCTGTTCACGCGATCGGAGAGCCTGGCCGACGCCTCGCGCAACGGCGTCGTCTACTCCAACGGCAATCGCGTGATCCGCCACCTGGGCATCCCTACCGTGACCGTGCCGATGGGCTTCATGAGCGACACCCAGATGCCTGTGGGGCTCACCTTCGCCGGGCCCGCGTACAGCGACGACGCGCTGATCGACCGCGCGTACGCCTATGAGCAGGCGACCAGGCGTCGGCTGCCCGCATTCCTCACGCCCAGCCTGCCGAGCGACGTGATCTCCGGCCGCGTCGGGGACGGGGCCGTCACCCCCGTCACGGCCGATGCGGGGTCGTGGCCGGGCGCCCGGTCGGGGGCCGCGCACGCGGTCGTCGTCGCGAAGGGCGAGGCGTTCTGGGAGGTCACGGTGACCGTCGACGGAGGCTCCGCCGCGACGCAGGTGTGGGCCGACGGGCACATCCTGAGCGCTGTGGAGGGGGAGGCGGGCACGTTCGCGGGCCGCGTCTCGCTCCGCCGCGAACGGCTCTTCGAGGAGATCCTCGTGCTCGTGAAGGTGAGCCGCGGCGCCGCTGCGTACAGCCTGACGCCGCTTCCCGCCTAG
- a CDS encoding PRD domain-containing protein: MNILRVFNNNVVLAREDDGTEVILTGWGLGYQTRPGEPVDPAKIARTFRPVDDQDPDRMAAQLAGLPTEHVQIVGQALVAAGLARLAANPAVVVAMADHVGSALSRAASGQALEYPLLAEVSHLYAEEYAQGQALVEQINERVEVPLPASEAVGLTLHLVNAGFSAGDLSYSYKMTGLIQQFLDVISQQFGRELDVGSVNVGRFITHLRYLFVRIHQRRQLLDQRHSAVGAAIRDNYPEAARCADLLGSLVALRLDATLTEDELSYLALHVARVTA, from the coding sequence ATGAACATCCTGCGCGTCTTCAACAACAACGTGGTCCTCGCCCGTGAGGACGACGGCACCGAGGTGATCCTCACCGGCTGGGGCCTGGGCTACCAGACCCGGCCGGGGGAGCCCGTGGACCCCGCCAAGATCGCACGCACCTTCCGTCCGGTCGACGACCAGGACCCGGACCGGATGGCCGCACAGCTGGCGGGGCTGCCCACGGAGCACGTGCAGATCGTCGGGCAGGCGCTCGTCGCTGCCGGGTTGGCCCGCCTCGCGGCCAACCCGGCGGTGGTGGTCGCCATGGCCGACCACGTCGGGTCCGCCCTGAGTCGGGCTGCGTCCGGGCAGGCTCTGGAGTACCCGCTGCTGGCTGAGGTGTCACACCTGTATGCGGAGGAGTACGCGCAAGGGCAGGCGCTCGTCGAGCAGATCAACGAGCGTGTCGAGGTTCCGCTGCCGGCCTCGGAGGCCGTCGGCCTGACCCTGCATCTCGTGAATGCCGGCTTCTCAGCCGGCGACCTGTCCTACAGCTACAAGATGACCGGGCTGATCCAGCAGTTCCTCGACGTCATCAGCCAGCAGTTCGGGCGCGAGCTCGACGTGGGCAGCGTGAACGTCGGTCGGTTCATCACCCACCTGCGCTACCTGTTCGTGCGTATCCACCAGCGGCGGCAGCTTCTCGATCAGAGGCACTCCGCCGTCGGGGCGGCGATCCGCGACAACTACCCGGAGGCGGCGCGGTGCGCCGATCTGCTGGGATCCCTCGTCGCGCTGCGCCTCGACGCCACGCTCACCGAGGACGAGCTGTCCTACCTGGCCCTGCACGTCGCCCGCGTCACGGCCTGA
- a CDS encoding MFS transporter, whose translation MTMSNVDTTPGEEQKAPTPEFRNPGVGFLISLGLASVLLMSSILSVGILTMPLQATAIDADNATTIISVASLFTGIAALIAFPVTGRLSDRTAGRFGRRRPYLIAGAALLLAGAALVLAATSTATLTAGWVVMGIGQIAAFTALGSSVPDQFSPEKRGPASALFGVAGVAGAVIGLWIGSLFSPNITLMIMAPAALGALALLAFAFVLKDDPLAKEARPEFSVREILGSYWTNPVKHPNFGLAFASRFAVFCAIAAVNAYMAVYLILGLHIDPVDVAGKIFLANLLSGGIAFIIANITGRVSDKVGRRKPFVWASALLFTVGLVMIVMAGSYNDFLVALIVMGVGQGIYLAVDFALITQVLPSKEDSAKDLGIMNLASSLPNILVPAVAPALLAIGATAENPQNFSAFFLAAAVAGALGALLIIPIRGVR comes from the coding sequence ATGACCATGTCGAACGTCGACACGACGCCCGGCGAGGAGCAGAAGGCTCCGACCCCCGAGTTCCGCAACCCCGGCGTCGGCTTCCTCATCTCGCTCGGCCTCGCCTCGGTGCTGCTGATGAGCTCGATCCTCTCCGTGGGCATCCTGACGATGCCCCTCCAAGCCACGGCCATCGACGCCGACAACGCCACCACGATCATCTCCGTCGCCAGCCTCTTCACCGGCATCGCCGCACTCATCGCATTCCCCGTGACGGGCCGCCTGAGCGACCGCACCGCGGGCCGCTTCGGGCGCCGCCGCCCCTACCTCATCGCCGGAGCGGCGCTGCTGCTCGCGGGAGCCGCGCTCGTGCTCGCCGCGACCAGCACCGCGACCCTCACCGCCGGCTGGGTCGTCATGGGGATCGGCCAGATCGCCGCGTTCACGGCCCTGGGATCGTCGGTCCCCGACCAGTTCTCACCCGAGAAGCGCGGCCCCGCCTCAGCGCTGTTCGGCGTCGCAGGAGTCGCAGGCGCGGTGATCGGCCTCTGGATCGGATCCCTGTTCTCGCCGAACATCACGCTCATGATCATGGCTCCCGCGGCTCTCGGCGCGCTCGCACTGCTCGCGTTCGCGTTCGTGCTGAAGGACGATCCGCTGGCCAAGGAGGCGCGACCGGAGTTCTCCGTGCGCGAGATCCTCGGCTCGTACTGGACGAACCCCGTCAAGCACCCGAACTTCGGGCTCGCCTTCGCCAGCCGGTTCGCGGTGTTCTGCGCGATCGCCGCCGTCAACGCGTACATGGCGGTCTACCTGATCCTCGGCCTGCACATCGACCCGGTCGACGTGGCCGGCAAGATCTTCCTGGCCAACCTGCTGTCGGGTGGCATCGCCTTCATCATCGCCAACATCACGGGCCGCGTGTCCGACAAGGTGGGCCGCCGCAAGCCGTTCGTGTGGGCCTCCGCGCTGCTCTTCACGGTCGGCCTCGTCATGATCGTGATGGCGGGCTCCTACAACGACTTCCTGGTCGCTCTCATCGTCATGGGCGTGGGTCAGGGCATCTACCTGGCCGTGGACTTCGCGCTCATCACCCAGGTGCTGCCGTCCAAGGAGGACTCGGCGAAGGACCTCGGCATCATGAACCTGGCCAGCTCGCTCCCGAACATCCTGGTGCCGGCCGTCGCCCCGGCGCTGCTCGCGATCGGTGCGACCGCCGAGAACCCGCAGAACTTCTCCGCGTTCTTCCTCGCCGCGGCCGTGGCCGGCGCGCTCGGCGCGCTCCTCATCATCCCGATCCGCGGCGTCCGCTGA
- a CDS encoding TetR/AcrR family transcriptional regulator, translating to MPLTDDVTVRRRESRQAAASALRREQILDAAVEAFSDKGFNGTSIRDVAARAHLSHTGVLHHFPDKTALLEAVLDRAVHRAGDEFELDAGDGATFMRGFVALAARDASRGVDAPETRMFRMIAAEALSPTHPAHGYMRRWYSEVRGHATAALEDLASRGLLRIPREDIPLAAGQIAGLRDGLDPQWLLDPDSVDLVAAVRDQLRRYADIGL from the coding sequence ATGCCACTGACAGACGACGTGACGGTGCGCCGCCGTGAGAGCCGGCAGGCCGCCGCGTCCGCGCTGCGCCGCGAGCAGATCCTCGACGCCGCGGTCGAGGCATTCTCCGACAAGGGCTTCAACGGCACCTCGATCCGCGACGTCGCCGCCCGCGCGCACCTGTCCCACACCGGCGTCCTCCACCACTTCCCTGACAAGACCGCGCTGCTCGAGGCGGTGCTCGACCGAGCTGTCCACCGCGCCGGCGACGAGTTCGAGCTGGACGCCGGCGACGGCGCGACGTTCATGCGAGGCTTCGTGGCGCTCGCCGCTCGCGACGCGAGCCGAGGCGTCGACGCCCCCGAGACCCGCATGTTCCGCATGATCGCCGCCGAGGCGCTCTCACCCACGCACCCCGCGCACGGCTACATGCGCCGCTGGTACTCCGAGGTGCGCGGGCACGCGACCGCCGCGCTCGAGGACCTCGCGTCGCGAGGCCTGCTCCGCATCCCTCGCGAGGACATCCCGCTCGCCGCCGGCCAGATCGCCGGCCTGCGCGACGGGCTGGACCCGCAATGGCTGCTCGACCCCGACTCGGTGGACCTCGTGGCCGCGGTGCGCGACCAGCTGCGCCGCTACGCGGACATCGGCCTGTAG
- a CDS encoding glucose PTS transporter subunit IIA yields MTSATTRDRAEEIVAAIGGPENVLSLTHCATRLRFELKDASVVDRAAIEKVPGVMGAVPQSGDRYQVVVGGAVQSVYTQIIHLPSMKGVGSGQSDADVKAAARSKARGKVAWLDAFFEYLSDSFRPLLGVLLGASLIIAFTAVLDALGVVDFRAADKSAGWVFVDAMWRAVFYFLPIMVAYNAAKKLNIDPWVGATVMGALMTPNFISLSDPTAFADTVCTTNATLGTQSCVADIFGIPLQLNDYGGQVFVPLIMVAVLALVYKGLKRIFPENIQMVFVPFFSMVVMIPVTAFLIGPLGIWLGSGLGSGLAWLNGNAPIAFAILIPLLYPFLVPLGLHWPLNALMLMNIGTLGYDFIQGPMGAWNFACFGATAGVLFLSWRDKDVQMRQTATGALAAGLLGGISEPSLYGIHLRFKRIYPRMLVGCLTGGLIIGIFGGVNTSVFAFTSVLTIPVFSPMPLYAIAVAAAFAVSMTLVIISDYRTPEQKAEAAAARLQAEADLALEAAGTGADAPAAAAESAPTAAVLAPLAGTIVPLAEVADPVFSAKALGDGVGVAPADDAAVLEIVAPVSGTVVTLPDSLHAYGIRTDDAVEVLVHVGIDTVKMAGAGFTSAVAMNHHVTAGQVLGTVDVAAVRAAGYDATALVTVINTASMSEVAPRPAGDVAPGDVVVDVVP; encoded by the coding sequence ATGACGTCCGCAACGACGCGTGACAGGGCAGAGGAGATCGTGGCCGCCATCGGTGGCCCAGAGAACGTCCTCAGCCTCACCCACTGTGCGACCCGCCTGCGCTTCGAGCTGAAGGACGCGTCGGTCGTGGACCGCGCAGCCATCGAGAAGGTGCCGGGCGTGATGGGAGCGGTGCCGCAGTCCGGCGACCGCTACCAGGTGGTCGTGGGTGGTGCCGTGCAGTCCGTGTACACCCAGATCATCCACCTGCCCTCGATGAAGGGTGTCGGGTCAGGTCAGTCCGACGCCGACGTCAAGGCCGCGGCGCGCTCGAAGGCCCGAGGCAAGGTCGCGTGGCTCGACGCGTTCTTCGAGTACCTGTCCGACTCGTTCCGCCCGCTCCTGGGCGTGCTGCTGGGCGCCTCGCTGATCATCGCGTTCACCGCCGTGCTCGACGCGCTGGGTGTGGTCGACTTCCGCGCCGCCGACAAGTCCGCCGGCTGGGTGTTCGTCGACGCGATGTGGCGCGCGGTGTTCTACTTCCTGCCGATCATGGTCGCCTACAACGCCGCCAAGAAGCTCAACATCGACCCATGGGTCGGCGCCACCGTCATGGGTGCGCTCATGACGCCCAACTTCATCAGCCTGTCGGATCCGACAGCCTTCGCGGACACGGTCTGCACGACCAACGCGACCCTGGGCACGCAGTCCTGCGTCGCGGACATCTTCGGGATCCCGCTGCAGCTCAACGACTACGGCGGCCAGGTGTTCGTGCCGCTGATCATGGTCGCGGTGCTCGCGCTGGTCTACAAGGGTCTCAAGCGGATCTTCCCTGAGAACATCCAGATGGTCTTCGTGCCGTTCTTCTCGATGGTCGTCATGATCCCGGTGACCGCGTTCCTCATCGGCCCGCTCGGCATCTGGCTCGGCTCGGGCCTCGGCAGCGGCCTCGCCTGGCTGAACGGCAACGCCCCCATCGCGTTCGCCATCCTCATCCCGCTGCTGTACCCGTTCCTGGTCCCGCTCGGCCTGCACTGGCCGCTCAACGCGCTGATGCTCATGAACATCGGCACGCTCGGGTACGACTTCATCCAGGGCCCCATGGGCGCGTGGAACTTCGCATGCTTCGGCGCCACCGCCGGTGTGCTGTTCCTGTCCTGGCGTGACAAGGACGTGCAGATGCGGCAGACCGCGACGGGTGCGCTCGCGGCAGGTCTGCTGGGAGGCATCTCCGAGCCGTCGCTGTACGGCATCCACCTGCGCTTCAAGCGGATCTACCCGCGCATGCTCGTCGGCTGCCTCACCGGTGGTCTGATCATCGGCATCTTCGGTGGTGTCAACACCAGCGTCTTCGCCTTCACCTCGGTGCTGACGATTCCCGTGTTCTCGCCGATGCCGCTCTACGCGATCGCCGTCGCAGCGGCGTTCGCGGTGTCGATGACGCTCGTCATCATCTCCGACTACCGCACGCCCGAGCAGAAGGCCGAGGCTGCCGCAGCGCGCCTGCAGGCTGAGGCGGACCTCGCGCTCGAGGCCGCCGGGACCGGCGCCGACGCTCCTGCCGCCGCAGCGGAGTCTGCCCCGACCGCCGCGGTGCTCGCCCCGCTGGCCGGCACGATCGTGCCGCTCGCCGAGGTGGCGGACCCGGTGTTCTCCGCCAAGGCGCTCGGCGACGGTGTAGGCGTCGCGCCGGCCGACGACGCCGCCGTGCTCGAGATCGTCGCACCGGTCAGCGGCACGGTGGTCACGCTGCCGGACAGCCTCCACGCGTACGGCATCAGGACGGACGACGCCGTCGAGGTGCTGGTGCACGTCGGCATCGACACGGTGAAGATGGCGGGAGCGGGCTTCACCTCCGCCGTCGCCATGAACCACCATGTCACCGCCGGCCAGGTGCTCGGCACCGTCGACGTGGCGGCCGTGCGTGCCGCCGGATACGACGCGACCGCACTGGTGACGGTCATCAACACGGCGTCGATGTCCGAGGTGGCACCGCGACCCGCAGGGGATGTGGCCCCTGGCGATGTCGTGGTCGACGTGGTTCCCTGA
- a CDS encoding family 78 glycoside hydrolase catalytic domain: protein MTMTAPLPHTETVARALDGATWVSPHEPEIAPAGKRPAYLLRTSFTWQPVDAPVTLAATAHGIYEAFVNGVRVGDEELAPGFTEYRAQLEVSRHDITSLMRPGTNTVAFLLSDGWYRGRHGFERRADGWGDRTALLAAVTQQGADAPLAATGPAWESRPSHVVRADLMDGQAVDMRQLDPAWFLGGGEGFAPVAPVARGDAGTARLVPPSAPPVRRIEELAPTAVTRPRAGTVVLDLGQNINGWMRLTDLGPAGTRLVLTHGETLDADGVVTTEHLRAFQFSTGTLLDAGQVDEVISAGRAGDVFEPRHTTHGFRYVQIDGVPAILDLSGARGIVVHCDLARTGEFACSDPQLDRLHEVVRWSMRGNVCAVPTDCPQRERSGFTGDWQVFVATGALLADVELFSRRWLRDLAADQWDDGRVPTVVPNPAGPQPSGIAFEDMSAGSAGWGDAAALVPWELWRAYGDAEALAEHLPTAVRWVRYAAASAAGGRHPDRVASRPEPQAHETFLWDTGFHFGEWLEPGVPPHPDPTVDHGIVATAFLHRSAHLTAVMAAFVGDDDAAAECRRIADGALAAWRAEYLCTDGTLTEETQAHYVRALAFGLVPEDLRAATAARLAELVAQADWHLGTGFLATGLLLQALADHGQVHAAFRLLTSTGHPSWLGMLDAGATTMWEWWDGVDADGRARGSLNHYSKGAVASFLHTHVAGLRLPDEPAPGQEGYRRVVVQPIPGPTLTSASSVLETRQGRIAVAWTIEDGTFRLEVDLPDGVEAQVLRPDGAFSEVRGGAHTFACAAGR, encoded by the coding sequence ATGACGATGACGGCACCGCTTCCGCACACCGAGACGGTGGCACGCGCACTCGACGGCGCCACATGGGTGAGCCCGCACGAACCCGAGATCGCGCCCGCAGGCAAGCGGCCGGCCTACCTCCTCCGGACGTCCTTCACCTGGCAGCCCGTCGATGCCCCGGTGACGCTCGCCGCCACCGCGCACGGCATCTACGAGGCCTTCGTCAACGGTGTCCGGGTGGGCGACGAGGAGCTCGCACCCGGCTTCACCGAGTACCGCGCCCAGCTCGAGGTGTCCCGCCACGACATCACGTCGCTCATGCGGCCGGGGACGAACACCGTCGCGTTCCTGCTCTCCGACGGCTGGTACCGCGGACGCCACGGCTTCGAGCGCCGCGCCGATGGGTGGGGAGACCGCACCGCCCTGCTCGCCGCCGTGACCCAGCAGGGCGCCGACGCGCCGCTCGCCGCGACGGGACCCGCGTGGGAGTCGCGTCCCAGCCATGTCGTGAGGGCCGACCTCATGGATGGCCAGGCCGTCGACATGCGACAGCTCGACCCGGCGTGGTTCCTGGGCGGGGGCGAAGGATTCGCGCCCGTCGCGCCCGTCGCGCGCGGCGACGCCGGCACCGCGCGGCTCGTCCCGCCGTCCGCACCCCCCGTCCGCCGCATCGAGGAGCTCGCGCCCACGGCCGTGACCCGGCCCCGCGCCGGCACCGTCGTCCTGGACCTGGGCCAGAACATCAACGGCTGGATGCGGCTCACCGACCTGGGGCCCGCCGGCACGCGGCTGGTGCTCACCCACGGCGAGACGCTCGACGCCGACGGGGTGGTCACGACCGAGCACCTGCGCGCCTTCCAGTTCTCCACAGGCACGCTGCTCGACGCCGGCCAGGTGGACGAGGTCATCAGCGCGGGACGTGCGGGTGACGTCTTCGAGCCGCGCCACACCACCCACGGCTTCCGGTACGTGCAGATCGACGGCGTGCCCGCCATCCTCGACCTCTCCGGCGCCCGCGGCATCGTCGTGCACTGCGACCTGGCCCGCACGGGCGAGTTCGCATGCTCCGACCCGCAGCTCGACCGCCTGCACGAGGTGGTGCGGTGGAGCATGCGCGGCAACGTGTGCGCCGTGCCCACGGACTGCCCGCAGCGCGAGCGCTCGGGCTTCACGGGCGACTGGCAGGTCTTCGTCGCCACGGGGGCGCTGCTCGCCGACGTGGAGCTGTTCTCGCGCAGATGGCTCCGCGACCTCGCGGCGGACCAGTGGGACGACGGGCGCGTCCCCACCGTCGTCCCCAACCCTGCAGGCCCCCAGCCGTCGGGCATCGCGTTCGAGGACATGTCGGCGGGCTCCGCCGGCTGGGGCGACGCGGCGGCACTCGTGCCGTGGGAACTGTGGCGCGCATACGGCGACGCCGAGGCGCTCGCGGAGCATCTGCCCACCGCGGTGAGGTGGGTCCGCTACGCCGCCGCCAGCGCCGCGGGCGGACGCCACCCGGACCGCGTCGCGTCGCGTCCCGAGCCCCAGGCGCATGAGACGTTCCTGTGGGACACCGGCTTCCACTTCGGCGAATGGCTCGAGCCCGGCGTGCCGCCTCACCCCGACCCGACCGTCGACCACGGCATCGTCGCCACCGCGTTCCTGCACCGGTCCGCGCACCTCACCGCGGTCATGGCGGCCTTCGTCGGGGACGACGACGCGGCGGCGGAGTGCCGGCGCATCGCCGACGGCGCGCTCGCCGCGTGGCGCGCCGAGTACCTGTGCACGGACGGCACCCTCACGGAGGAGACCCAGGCGCACTACGTGCGTGCGCTCGCATTCGGGCTGGTCCCTGAGGACCTCCGAGCCGCGACGGCGGCCCGCCTCGCCGAGCTCGTGGCGCAGGCGGACTGGCACCTGGGCACGGGCTTCCTCGCCACCGGCCTGCTGCTGCAGGCGCTCGCGGACCACGGCCAGGTCCACGCCGCATTCCGGCTGCTGACCAGCACGGGGCATCCGTCCTGGCTCGGCATGCTCGACGCGGGTGCGACCACGATGTGGGAGTGGTGGGACGGCGTCGACGCCGACGGCCGCGCGCGCGGATCGCTCAACCACTACTCCAAGGGCGCCGTCGCATCGTTCCTGCACACGCACGTTGCGGGCCTACGCCTGCCCGACGAGCCGGCGCCCGGGCAGGAAGGGTACAGGCGCGTCGTCGTCCAGCCGATCCCCGGCCCGACGCTGACGTCCGCCTCCAGCGTCCTGGAGACGCGCCAGGGGCGCATCGCCGTCGCGTGGACCATCGAGGACGGGACGTTCCGCCTGGAGGTGGACCTGCCCGACGGCGTCGAGGCCCAGGTGCTCCGGCCTGACGGTGCATTCAGTGAGGTGCGCGGCGGCGCGCACACGTTCGCGTGCGCCGCCGGGAGGTGA